TCTTGGCCCACAAGAGAGGTGACAGTCCGTACAGTGCAGAAAGCAAAAAGAGTTTGGAAGGTCGCTGGCTGCTTGGATTCCAATGCGGAGTTCTCTCTACGAATTCTGAATGGCACGCCAAAAAGAGTTCGGTGTTCTTGTCATGACATGGAAAGTAATCATGAAATGAAATAGGTaaacttcattttttaaaacatttgcCCAAAATCAGTTGGTCAATTTTCAGATGACCTGTAGAATCTTCACATtgaatttgtcattttcaatcACCAAAGCGGCAAAAATTTCACCGGTGGAGAAATCAATACGTACGGAGGTCAATGTTCATCGTGTATGGTAAACAAAGTCCATCAAGAAGGGCGGGAAAGAAGtggggggtggggggggggggTCCGTCAAATTAAATAAGCAGGTGTCATTGTATGACTTTAGTCAAATTTATTGGATAGCGAAATTATTTGGTGTTTCTCGGAAGGAGGAATGAAAATACAAAGTGATTTACGAATTTGACTTCTACTTTTCAAATCGATTGCACATAATTCAGGGGTCCTCTTTCCTATTTTAGGATTGCCATCCATTCCTATAAATATGCATTTACATTATGGTAGGTCCATATACTATGCGAACaggaagaaaattaaaggacGGTGGCTAATGACTGACTAGTCGGTTTTGGAGTGCTGTCGGTATGAACCCTTGAAATTGTGCAATGAGAAGCCAAATCAATTGGGCCACTCATCTATAAATACCCACCAGATGATTACTCTTCAGCATcaagaagaactcaagcttCTGCATTCTGCCGAGCATCACTTGTAATCCTTTCAAATACTTCATAATCCATattcttcatttccatcaatAAGATGGCCGTCACTAGCTACACTCAGGAGTTCACAACTCCAATTGCTCCATCAGAATGTTCAAGGCTTTGATTCTTGATTCCCACAATCTTATGCCCAAGATTGTTCCTCAGGGCATCAAGAGCATCGAGTTCCTCCAGGGAAATGGTGGAGCTGGAAGCATTAAGCAGACCAACTTCACCGAAGGTTAGTCATGATGTGAACTCAAGTTGATACTCAACATATAAATGAGGGTTCTGTTGTTAGGATTTCAATCAATGTATTAACTTAAGCAATTGATATTTCAGGTGgtcatttgaagtatttgaagcACAGGATTGATGCCATTGATGCTGAGAATCTTGTGTGCAAGTATACTTTAATCGAGAGTGATGTAATTTTTGACAAGATTGAGTTTGTTGTTTATGAGGTCAAGTTTGAAGCTACAGATAATGGTGGATGTGTGTGCAAAATGACTAGTGAATATCACACTAGGGCGGGTGTAGAGCTTAAAGAAGAGGACATCAAACAAGGCAAAGACAAGGCTATGGGACTTTACAAAGTGGTCGAGGAATACCTTTCGGTGAACCCCGGTGTCTATTGTTAAGCCGTTGCCCTTGTGCTCCAATAAGTTGTACTTTCACATACTTCAGCTTTGCTGTTTGTCTTGTTCCTCCGGAACTTCAAGTCccatcatgaaaaaatttattgtATTCATATGTCATTTATAAGGGAAGGATGGGCTTTTGATTTGagatttagtttaaaaaaatcatataatttttctttccgcgattttttcaattgaatttacTTATATACTCGAACTCTccgaaatcaaaatttttaggCACTGCGCACAAGCAATTTTAAAAGAAGCACAAACCAATTGGGTGTAGCCATGattggaagatgaaatggagtTTGCCATGAACATTCCTACTAGACGATTGGAAGATGGGCGGTATGTTGGTGAGGGTGGATCCAAGTTGAGGGATGAGCCGATGAGACACGGCAATATAGGACAGGATGAGCCGATGAGCTACGCTGGTGTGGGTAATTGTATGATCAATTATCATGTTGGGAATatgatcgtcttccaatatcgTTGATTTATAAGATGCCCAATCTGTTATGTCGGTTTCTAAAGATATTTATCATCTTAATTACTACATTCTCATGTAACGAATAATGTGATTAAATATTTATCATAAGATTTTAGGACTGATAACATTATTCTAttgtagaaaagaaattttttataatatggCCTGAGGCACTATTagaataataaaagtattaaagaTAATAACTGAGGACAAATGATATGGATTAAAATGAATAACACTAATATTTCCACATTCTAATTGACTAGAACACATCGGAGCTTATTGGctgaaattctttttttattttaaaaaaataagctaaaaaaATAGGCCAATAAAGGCCACCAAACCCCATATGTATTGATTAATGAGTGAAGTctcttaaaaatataaaatacgaagtcattgtttttggaagataaagctaaattgttaaaataaaacTTGAGCCAAATTATTgacttaaaaaatcaaaaaatcaagtcAACTAATATAAATAAAGGATAAGTGGGAAGtggtattttattttatagcaacAACACACGGCAATATAGACCCGACCCGAGCAGTCCCGACAACTTGAAATATGTGTTTCAGGTATCGGGTTGGGTCAGGTAAAGCATGGTTCCATTTGTTTGGATCGGGTCGGGCATTGAcccattgacactcctattgACCCACTTCCATCTATGGAGTTGGCttctgtaattttctttttccacattAATCGCTTACACAACGAcctgaggatagactttgaccTCTGGTCGTGTCGATTTTCCACTGGTGATAATTATTATCAGATCGTTGatcgaaaatgaaaaattcaatgtGAAGATAGGACAGGTCATCTAAAAATTGACTTATTGATTTTGCAAAGCAAATGCTTTTACAAAATGAACTATTAAGTTTCCTATATCTTTTCCATCGACTGCTTTCCACGTCATGACGAGAACTAGGAAGAGATCGGTATAAGAACTCAATTTCCTGTTGGAGTCGATGACGAGAACACCTAAAgggaaattatttatttttttcaccgATACAAAAAACTAAGTAGTTAGTCTTCTTTCGTTTCacataatataaattatttgaaaaacattttcttaaaaaaatttactcatATTACTTACAATAAGTAATTAATAAAAGCATTTTCATTGTGTATAACAATTtacatctaaatattttcatgacaatgaaaatattttttatttattcattattatAAGCAATATAAGATATTATTATTAAGCAAGCATTTTctaaattgttcattttttgcaaaacaaacttACCTTTAAACTCATGTCCAATCAAGGAAGCTCATGCCTCAAGTCATACTTGAAATTTCGGGTTTTCTTTTGCGTCATTAATATTGGTTGAGTTACCACTAGGCCCTTACTATATGTTAACCTCCAAATTTAACCAATTTCATGACAAGTAATGATGATCACAATCCATAAGAAAGTTGGATAATACGTAAATGTTAGGGCAAAAAACTAACTCTTAAAACACATCTTGAAAAGCAGGGGTGCGCAAGCATAGTGCCGCCTCAATGCATTCTACACGACCTCCCGAACGTAGGTTTCGTCCCCAAGTACATAAATTCTTGGGAAGTccttttcttattaatttaaaCAGGCGTATCTATTTTCCACATGATTGATACTACAATTTCTTTTGGTTGAGTGGGTTGTACTTGCATGTAGTTTCCAGTTTACTTGTCAAACGAACAAATTCCTCCCAAGTCCCACATGCAGAatctatattattttaaattttcggTAGGCAAAAGCagttcaaaattcaaattattttccttgGGTCGGACCTTCAAAATATATGCATTAAATTGTCCCGTATGATCgataggaggaaaaaaaatactctTTTCCACAATTGCAATTATTCTCTTTGTCAATGACTGAAAagtagatttaaaataaaaaatttaaatttcgaCATCCAACAAATCTGAAACATGAATGACAAGAGGGGCAAAATAGCACAAGATAAACATTCTCAAGCATAGACATTGGGATTCACCGAAAGGTATTCCTCAACAATTTTGTATAATCCTACGGCCTTGACTTTGCCTTGCTTGACGTGGTCTTCTTTAAGCTCAATGCCTGCTTTGGTGTGGTATTCGATGGTCATCTTATAAACATACCCTCCATTACTTGAAGCTTCAAACTTAACTTCATAAATGATCTCGTAGATGACCAACTCGATCTTGTCGAAGATCGCATCACTCTCGATTAGAGTATACTTGCACAAGAAGTTGCtagtgatggttttatgtgatgggcctaagttggcccgtccgcccatgttgggcctaaaagcccggcccacaagattagggcccatggataaaggggtacgtttctttgtttttggagggatgtatataagggaggaaagagaggagaacgtaccttttgacattacgtacgttcctctccctctctccctcaaaagaaaaacaagaagaaaaggcgACGCCCTCTTCCCTTCAAAGCCAAATCAACGTCATCAgatcgaacgggatcggtttctcttcctcttatcggcgtcggtgtttaatctgtggctaacaaggtacgctcaattccgtggtgtgctttaggatcggtgatacatgtgaatttcccgggatcgtcttccgcattcgttttaggggttcgatttagtgtcgaattcggtttttgggaatccgacaatccctacattggtatcagagccttagttcatgttttcccaacctctttcatgtttatgactaatttttgattgatttttcgtgaaaataaTCGGGCGACACGGATACGGGCGAAAAATCCCTACACCCGAGCACTTTGTTCATctattttttcaagtttctgtaaatcgaaatcgatttctgatcgcATAGGGTGAAAGAGCTCATCGAGACGAGTTCGTCGACGGGTCGACTGCCGCCGGGCGATGCCGCACGCAGTCAGAAGCCGCTGCGCATGGGCGCCACGCACCTGACGGCTCGGTcggcgcgtgcgccacacgcgctgGTGGCGAACCGGCACATGCGCGGCGTCGCCGGCAGCCGGCGAATCGGCACGTGCCGGTCGGCAAACCAACGCGTGATGACGTCACCCAGGTGAGTAACcggctgggatgacgtcatcaccCGGCTAAGTTGGCCGGCAAGCGACTCGACCCAACCGGCGAATCGACCCAACCCGAGACGCGACCCGACCAGTCGACCGGCTCGATCAGTCCAACCGGTCCAACGACCAAGCGATCtgaccattgaccgttgaccgatgaccgttgaccattgacttttgccgttgaccattgaccaaaaaaatgaaaagaatgtgtttctttttcaattaagtctatgtggattatatgtgatcccttatttgttctgcatttgttgcaagaatAATGCCTCCCCTAAGGTTGcacacacctattcgcgcaattaccgatgaacaaaaggaaatgctttctaagttgatagctgagctggtggatcatcgatgggagagtggtgacttaattgatcacgtccttgaagtcaacatgaaaattcaaaaggtcatatggaatggtcgtcctatgccacagtcTAAGAttgtgcgatttttcatgaacaccattccaccagaatggcaaggagtgttgaatcgcatatgggatgtcaacaaagCTGCCTCATATAgaaaaattgtgatggattttatagatgattattattggattgttacaagggaaaagatcaagaaattgaacataaGAGGATTTTTCCCAGTTCGTGTACTGACTttgtgttagatgtattggctggtctttgttaagtgtgctttgtgaatgttttatgtaatgtttactacctgattgttgctGATGTAacaactgatatgttagttgtattatgtgaaagcattattattctattggatgtcaaatattatttgttttctgtTATTGTTGGTTGCTATgagtagttcatagaagttttttgtagcttcatagaatttattttgcataagacaattatattaatgatagttttaagttaggattttggaggatgattggaaacgaagtgaccttttgattctgaaaccttacttgaaattgttcattaatatgatgggtctgcaaaatggatgcataaatgataggcattaataatttgtgcatatatgtttgatgtgttcaaatcaatggcttcagccacaaagagcatagttgccgagctgaacaaaggtgaaaagctcaatggcaataactatgaaatatggcacatgaaaatcaatatgtgttggaagagcaagaggcactagaagctcttaacgaccatggtagaacctgaagaaggaaacaatGCACAGCACAAGAGAAataaggaagcatttgctgcatgaaaaagaaagaactctcttgctcgcattacgttgctgagtagcatggaaaatgacgtcatgcgagtttaggcgttttgagaacgccaaggaaatgtgggaagcattggcgcaagatttggtcatacttcggtgaccggcgagacagctcactattaggtttgactcttataagaagcctcatgctcagaccatgaagcaacgtcttagaaagatgtcaaacatgataaatgagctgaaagatgctggctaTGTCCTgacagatgagcagcaagtgcaagcagtgattcgttccttgcctcagagttaggagcatatgaaggtgcacctgacccataatgaaaatatcaaaacattttgaggatgcaatgcatcatcttgagctggaagaggaccgcctcttggcggctaagccagAAGCTGAAATTtatcatgctggttctagctcacatggagcttcgagctctaagcgcaaacgcCTTAACtagtttgataaagggaaaggcaaggaagcaggtccttcagggaagaagcctaagcttaaccaacatgagagaggaaagcgtcctcgaatgaagaagcttgcaagggtgaagtgttacaactatgacaagaagggtcactatgctcgcgactgtcgtgagccaaagagggtatacaccccttgtacatttcagaactttgcttttgtgtcgagttatgtattcttgactgagtctaatcctttgtggactgtagatttaGGAGCGACaaaccatgtagcgaaggataaagaatccttcgtggaattcggACAAGTACAAACTgtaactaagtggatctatgtgggaaacaactctagagctgaagtgaaaggaattggccccaaccaactgaacatgcgtggtggacgcactttattcctacatgatgtattgtatgctccggagattcgtcggaatttagtgtctgttttagtgttggttaaattaggttttaatatgaacttccataatagaggtgtggatttgtttttggatacaaattactatggttgtggttattttctagatggtttcattgtattagatattgactatgttaatgcaaatgtttgttattcccttctcacgtctcctaatacatatgataatgatgtgaatgtgtggcatgcaagacttggtcatattggccaacaacgtatgaatagattagccaaagagggcttgttgggtaacattaaaaaagttgatttgcccatatgtaagcattgcctagaagggaaaacgacaaggaaatcatttagaaaaaggtaaaagagctgaattttctctgcatttaatccattctgatgtctgtggtccaatgaatgtgagaggaaagCATGGgactatttatttcatcacttttataaatgattatactcgatacggatatgtttatttgatttctcataaatctgaagcattaagttgtttcaaaaggtttatgaacttggtagaaaatcaattagacaagaaaataaaagcattgagatccgattaggttgagaatatttatctgatgagttcagaaaattatgtgatgaaaaaggaatagaaagatagttgtctattccatatactcctcaacaaaatggtgttgcgaagagaagaaacagaaccctactggaaatggttaggtccatgatggcgcatactaacttacctatcactttttggagtgatgcgttgttaactactgcctatatacttaactgggtgccttccaaatcagttacttccactccatatgagttatggataggtagaaaaccggacttaagttttcttaaaccatggggttgtgctgcctatattcatgagtcctctcacgagtttgggaaattgagtcctagaggaaagaagagtattttcataagatacttggaacactcgaaatggtatgtgttcataggtgagcaggaaagttggagtataactgaatttgaatcacgagatgtcacattcttagaggatgaatttcctaagaatggcgaaataggggaagattactccctatttgaaacattggatcaagataatgatattagtggagttcgtccaagtgggagtaatatgagaagtgataaattgaattcaactcattttcaattacaaccacatgatgagacgacatcatcattatctaatccaagtgggagcataatggggaatgatgtgcaaagtgtacaatctcccatacgacgaacaagtcgccaaagtattccccatcgacgttttgacattaaaggggaaacttttatgattacTCCGCAaaatgaggatgagccaagaaatattaatgaggccctgaattgccctagtaaggagaaatggattcatgcaatggaagagaaaatagagtcaatgaaatcaaaccaagtttgggaactggttgatcttccaaaagaacgcaaagctattgggaacaagtgggttctcataataaagcgaaaggctgatggctcgatagaaaggcataaggctcgccttgtggcgaaggggtataatcaacaggaatgaattgattatgaagatacgttttctcttgtagtgagatttacctcgcttcgcattattctggcaatagtggttagtatggatcttgagttacatcaaatggatgtaaagactgctttcctcaatggagaattagaggaagaaatatatatggaacaacttgctggtttcatagtgaaaggccaagaagaaaaggtatgtcgacttttgagattgatatacggccttaagcagtcatcgagacaatggtatatacgttttcataatgccataatggcatatgactttacaatgatagatgatgatcattgtgtatatatcaaaagatgcaaggatcaatttgtgatcatatcattatatgtttatgatatactaattgccggaagcaatatggaacttgtcaatactgtcaagagttggttgtcttccaactttgagatgaaggatatgggtgaggctgcatacattcttggagttaaggtTTCAAGAGATtattcgaagagatcgttatctctttcgcaagaaacatatataaacaaggttcttgaatgatttcgtatgcaagattgtaaacccatagacactcatattgcaaaaggtgaaagattgagccatagactgtgtccaaggactccacaagagaaggaacaaatgaaacatgttccttatgctagtgttgttgtGAGCTTGATGTACACTATGATGTATACAAGACACGACATATgtttttgcagttggaatggtgagtagataccaatccaatccgaGTCACACATTGGAAAGTCGTTAagagaataccgaggtatctttagggaactgctgattacaagttgaattaccaaggaaaggatctgcgacttgaaggctcttcgagatgctgattggggaggagatttagataaaaggaaatctacctgGTTTGCTTTCTTACTTgaataatggcgccatatcatggagcagtaagaagcaaacgtgtatagccttgtccacgatggaagttgagttcgtgacattatcagcagcggtacaagaaggagtttggcttaagagatttttggatcatttaggtgttattgagaaagctgcaaatccattactGGTTAAcggtgatagccaagcagctatagcgtacaccaaagatccaaaatatcatggcaagacgaAACATATAGATATCAAATATAACTTtatcaaagatatggttgcacgaaatgatgtgaacttacagtacatatctacgcatagaatggtagcagatcctatgacaaagccaatacctagagatgtgttttgtggtcatgtaaaatctctaagattgcgtagagtctgatgtactggattgtaatttccctgagttgttcacatttatgaacttatgtatttttcattattaatgcctatgaatctttgtttgatctttatgcatcttaatgctcagtgcattactttaagttgagaaagtaggtcggacagataaaagattagcctactcacacgggtaatcgcctctatttactgtgtgataaatagagatgatactgtttttaagcttgttatctatgtgataattgagagctcaagcttaaaatatatatgtcgccttaactaagtgttaagatgatgacataatatttactatatccgaaagtaaaataacccacatatttcactttatctgtctatgatgccagatgtgagttctgatgaatttttgtgaatgagtagatacgtgaactcaagttaaacattgggtatgtctgaactatcatatgtTCGGTATTGAAGGAAAATACATACgttccatgggaaaggagttaataccgtaatacgtatttcatactacgtatgcatgagacgaccaataagagtggcaaaagtttgatctcaacttttatgctgtgtgagactcttgagaaaaagagttcctcaattttagtgccctcatgacttttacttattctcaaggtttctatttagtgtttgctatcttaggatgttgccaatggtcatgagttgattcgatctaatgggacatttctagaaaagcaagctaaactgaaattgagagtttgaaggaaagaggaagatcgaatatGGATAATCACATTCTAAATTTTGtgttcactggtcgaccaattatgattgtctttgggataatcataattgtgaatacaatatatatatcactgtttaaaaaagatcaagagaaatataaatgtgatcgatcgatcgatctagggtactgcatactaaatgtactcagagtgtgatgcccattatgagctgctatatattcctaacagatgtatggcaacgagctctcaaagtatgctggtcgcacggattattcaccggtatgaatgttgaagagaggtaaagcgaatcatgttcagcccaccatgtgcgagtgggagatgatggttttatgtgatgggcctaagttggcccgtccgcccatgttgggcctaaaagcccggcccacaagattagggcccatggatgaaggggtacgtttctttgttttggattgacgtatataagggaggaaagagagggagaacgtaCCTTTTGACATTACGtgcgttcctctccctctctccctccaaaagaaaaaacaaaaagaaaaagacgacgccctcttcccttcaaggccaaatcAACGTCATCAGATCGAACGtgatcggtttctcttcctcttatcggcgttggtgtttaatctgtggttaataaggtacgctcgattccgtggtgtgctttaggatcggtgatacatgtgaatttcccgggctcgtcttccgcattcgttttaagggttcgatttagtgtcgaattcagtttttgggaatccgacaatccctACAGCTAGTATCAAAAGCATTGAACCTGTGCTTCAAATACTTCAAGTGCCCCCATCATGCCATTTGCATTAACAACAACGATTGAATTAACTGAAGTCTACATAATAAAAGGATGTTCATGAAATCACTTCTACTGAATATATGTGCATAAGATTCGACGCTAACTTTCAACAAAGTTGGTCTGCAATGCTTGACACCTCCATCGCCTTTGATAGACTCAATGCTCTTGATTCCCTGGGGAGTGATATTGGGAATGAGATTTTGTGAATCAATTTTAAGAGCTTTGAACATCTTAGAAGGGGCAATGGAGGCAGTAAATTCTTGGGTGTAGCTAGTGATTGCCATTTCCAAGATGCGGATGAAGGGAAGATAATTAAGAGTATTTTAAAAGGATTACTAGTAAGTCTCAATGCAAGAGGTTTGGTTTTTGCGTCGAtgattttagagaccatttagGTGGTATTTATGGACGAGAGAGTGATCAATATAGGTCAATTGTTTTGGTACATTCAGATTCAAAGAGTACTCCACATTGGAC
This region of Eucalyptus grandis isolate ANBG69807.140 chromosome 8, ASM1654582v1, whole genome shotgun sequence genomic DNA includes:
- the LOC104415196 gene encoding LOW QUALITY PROTEIN: pathogenesis-related protein STH-21 (The sequence of the model RefSeq protein was modified relative to this genomic sequence to represent the inferred CDS: inserted 1 base in 1 codon) — encoded protein: MAVTSYTQEFTTPIAPXRMFKALILDSHNLMPKIVPQGIKSIEFLQGNGGAGSIKQTNFTEGGHLKYLKHRIDAIDAENLVCKYTLIESDVIFDKIEFVVYEVKFEATDNGGCVCKMTSEYHTRAGVELKEEDIKQGKDKAMGLYKVVEEYLSVNPGVYC